TGCGCGGCAACGCAGACACTTCTGCCGGCTGATTGAGTTCGTCAGTTGGAAAATCAATTGCCAGGGTGATGGTCATCACCGGGCCGAAGCGGGCATCGATCAGGCCCTTACGGCGCAGCTCCATCAGCGCCATCCAGAGCGATATTGCGTTCAGCTCCAGGTGATCGGCCAGCTCGGCAAACACCAGCTGAAACGCACCGCCCACATGGCGCGCGGCCAGCGCCAGCAGCACCTGCCGCCGCAAACACGGATCCGGCCACACCAGCGCATCCGCCGCGCGCACGGCCCATTCTTCCGCCGCGGCGCTCATGAGGCCTCACTTTGCCAGAACGGCTTGAAATTCAGAGATAAATCTGGTTGGTTGCAGCGATTTTGGAGAACAACTTTATGAATTTTTTTAATTCGCTTTGGACACACATCCTCTGGCTGTGCGTCGCTTCTTTGTTTTTTGGGACTGTTAGCGGGATTGCGGTTTCTGTAATCATCGGCATCGATAACCTCAAAGATGCCTCCGAGGTGATCAGAAATGCAGTGCTTATTGCAGCGGCTGTAGGTGGTGCCCCTATTCTCATTTGGCGGGCGATCATCGCTGACCAACAGGCAAAGGCTGCCAAAACGCAAACCGAGTTGACCGAGCGCGGCCAAGACGTCGACCGTCATCAGAAGGGCGCGGAGCTGCTTGTCAGCGATCACCCATATGTCCGAATAGCCGGGATCCAAACGCTGCGCGGACTGGCCACTGCAAAGCCGGAGGAAAATTACCTGAATGTTCTGGAGCTTTTCTTTGCTTACATTCGTGAAAAGAACCGCCATTTGCGGCAAAAAACAGTCAAAAGCCCGAACCACCAGCCCCCATTTATGGATGAGGTCACCTACCAGGCGGTCACGACCATAACGTACCTCAGAAATACGGTTGATAGGATCGTCAGTTTGGAAGCGGGTTGGGCACCACATCTCAAAAACACTGATTTGCGAAAAGCGGACCTTGAAGGCGCCAATATGTCTGGCGTTGATTTTAGCGGAGCCGACCTCAGCGAGGCGAAATTGGAGACCGCCTGCCTTTCCAAGGCACTTTTGTTTAACGGCAAGCTTTCTAAGGCCCACCTCCACAGAGCCGACATGACCGGGACCTACTTGCATAAGGCTGTGCTTAAGGAGGCAGTCCTTATAGAAGCAATCCTCGCGAACGCCGATTGCAATGAGGCCGATTTTTCCGATGCTAAGATGGCAAAGGCCGATTTGACCGAGGGCAGCTTTCAAGAAGCAATTTTCAAGAATGCAAAGATGGCGGGGACCGTCTGTACCGGCGCGAAATTTGACGATGCAGATCTTAAAGCGGCAAATCTTGTCCGCGCAAATTTCTCGTTTGCGTTCATAACAAACGCAGATCTCTCTTACACAACAGCTCGGCACGCAAATTTCGGCGAAGCTGATTGTACCGGGTCCGTCCTTACCAGCGCAGACTTCACAGGAGCCAAACTGGCGGGCGTCAACCTCAGAGGCGTCGACCTCACTGGTGCCCTTCTCGCCGAGGCCGACCTTACCGGCGCCGACCTCACAAACGCGGACTTGACTGCGGCGGACCTCACTAACGCCAATTTCACCGGTGCAAATCTCTCCGGTTCGAACCTGAACCAAATAACCTTGAGTGCAGCCACCAATTTGACCGGTATATGGGCTAATCAAACGAACAAACCAACGAACGTCCGGCCAGAGGTGGCCGCCGCGATCACTTACGTCTAAGTGAAAGCTGTCAACCTTAACTGCAGAACAGATGGGCCAATAAGTTCTGACGCCTTTTTCCCACCGAAAGGCTTGAAATCCATGCCGGGCACCTGCCAGGTTGTGCAGAGACAAAGGAACAACTGAGTGATAGATCGCGACACCAAACCGGTAATTGTCATCGTCTGCTCGACCGCTGCAATTGTTTGTATGCTGCTCCTGCAAGTGTCCGAGGGAAGTTTCTCCATTTCGCTCGACAAGAGCTGCGTTGCCGCCGACTTCAATTGCTTTCTCTACAGTTGGCAAACACTGATTGCCGGGCTGCTGGCACTTGCCGGTGCCAGCGTGACCGTCTGGCAGATCCGAAAACAGATTGCACTTCAGACGGCGCTGGAAAACAAGCGCGACGTCGTTCAAACGATATATGAATTGAAGTGGTGTGGGGCCGCTGATAGAGCCTTGAAAATACTGCTTGATCCGCTCAAAACTCACCGATCCCATCTTAGCCGACAACCACCAAACTTCGAAGCTCTGAGGCCAGTATGGTTTCATCCGGTAGTGTTCCCAGAAACTATAGACCCGGACGTTCACACTTGGATGGAGCTGGTGAACAACTCCATTTCTAGTTATAATGAGTGGTTGGAACTCGTTGAGGGACCGGGTCCAGACATAGGAGAAATGACGCAATCGCTCAAAACAACCGTCGAACAGATAGAAAAGCTCAGTTCCAGAATAGATGAGGAATTGATGGAGCCGCGCTTTGAGGTGCTCCTGAAAGCTGGCTGGACCCAAAAACGAATTGCCGATCTGCTGCGTTATGAACTTTCGGAAACCGATGAAGAAAGTCATAATTGCCCCTCCACGCCTTCGTCTGAATAAGGCTTTAGCTGCGCGGCATATTTCAGCAAAACATCGCCATGGCAGGGCGCATCCAATGCGCACCAGCAGGCAACGTCCTTGCCGATGAGCTCATGAACGGGAAGCGTTGGAATCGTGAAAAACTCGAAACACTGGCACGCGTCTTCCGCGTCCATTTTCTGGCCCGGCATGCCGGGCAGATCCGCGCCGGCCTTGAACGGATTGCCCCATTTGGTGCTGCGGTCGATTTTCACCGCGCCTGGTGCGTCACACCGCCAAGGCCGGTCCCGCCGCATTTGAATTCGCTTCGGGCTCATGCCGCCTCCTTCAGCCAGAAAGGCTTGCTCTGACGGCCGAAACCTGCTCGGTTGCAGGAAGCAAAGGGACCAACTGAGTTATGAGCAACGGAAACAGGCGCGACTGGATACGCGCCGGAATTGTTGGCGGCGCCTTGCTTTTGATCACAATTGTGATCGACACCGGCGGCATCCCTTATGTCAGCGAAGCCGTTTGCAGGGAACCAGACGGTCGAAGCCTTTGGTGCTATGCCTACGCTTGGCAAACCTTGATCGCTGGCATAGTCGCATTTACTGGCGCGGCTATTACTGTCCGCCAAATGAGACATAGCCAGCGAAAAAAGGGAGTTTTGCGTGCAGTACAGGCAATAGGTCATGCCCAAGCGACTATTCGAAGCCTCCGCAGCAATCGAGCGAGCATAGAGGAAGTGTATCAACAGATAGGGGCCAACAGAACGCCCATACCTCGAGGCCATCTGGAATTCTTGTCGTGGGAAGGTACAAGTGTCCCACAAGATGTTGATCCCTATTTCCATGACATTGTTAGAGAAACTTGGGTGGTAATACAGACAGTCTTGAGACTTATAAAACAGGTTCAAACACCGCAAATACTCACATCTGAAGATGCAACTATGATTGAAGGCGCCCTTCGAAAAATCGACGAGACTATAGCGCAGCTTGAGAATGAGTTTATCGAGCCAATAGCAATGGACTTGCGGAGAGTCGGCTTTGTAATCTGGAAAGATACAAACGGTCTTTATCGATATGATAGGACCAGATTGCCCAGTCTTTAACTTGTTTCCGCCGTTATCTCTCCTGTGTTTTAAGTTA
This window of the Roseibium alexandrii DFL-11 genome carries:
- a CDS encoding pentapeptide repeat-containing protein; the encoded protein is MDEVTYQAVTTITYLRNTVDRIVSLEAGWAPHLKNTDLRKADLEGANMSGVDFSGADLSEAKLETACLSKALLFNGKLSKAHLHRADMTGTYLHKAVLKEAVLIEAILANADCNEADFSDAKMAKADLTEGSFQEAIFKNAKMAGTVCTGAKFDDADLKAANLVRANFSFAFITNADLSYTTARHANFGEADCTGSVLTSADFTGAKLAGVNLRGVDLTGALLAEADLTGADLTNADLTAADLTNANFTGANLSGSNLNQITLSAATNLTGIWANQTNKPTNVRPEVAAAITYV
- a CDS encoding DUF4326 domain-containing protein, with the translated sequence MSPKRIQMRRDRPWRCDAPGAVKIDRSTKWGNPFKAGADLPGMPGQKMDAEDACQCFEFFTIPTLPVHELIGKDVACWCALDAPCHGDVLLKYAAQLKPYSDEGVEGQL